Proteins encoded within one genomic window of Salipaludibacillus agaradhaerens:
- the purC gene encoding phosphoribosylaminoimidazolesuccinocarboxamide synthase, which yields MEKKACLYEGKAKQIYKTDKDDVLWISYKDDATAFNGEKKETLRGKGRLNNEISSLIFSQLARQGVKSHFIERLSETEQLVRKVSIIPVEVVVRNVAAGSLVKRLGFSRGQQFSEPIVEFYYKDDELGDPLMNDAHIKAMGLASENDVQLMKEKALAVNDHLITMFEKIGVQLIDFKLEFGKDSAGQVLLADEISPDTCRLWDKQTGESLDKDLFRFQQGDLQEGYETILTRLGGQA from the coding sequence GTGGAAAAAAAAGCGTGCTTGTATGAAGGGAAAGCGAAACAGATTTATAAGACGGATAAAGATGATGTGTTATGGATTAGTTATAAGGATGACGCCACAGCTTTTAACGGAGAAAAAAAAGAGACACTTCGGGGCAAAGGGCGTCTCAATAACGAAATTAGTTCACTCATTTTTTCCCAATTGGCTCGTCAAGGAGTGAAAAGTCACTTCATTGAAAGGCTCTCTGAAACGGAACAGCTCGTGCGAAAAGTCTCCATTATTCCAGTGGAAGTGGTCGTACGTAATGTGGCTGCGGGAAGTTTAGTGAAACGTCTCGGTTTTTCACGGGGGCAGCAATTTAGTGAACCGATTGTAGAATTTTATTACAAAGATGATGAGCTAGGTGACCCTCTTATGAATGACGCTCATATTAAAGCGATGGGTTTAGCCTCAGAAAATGATGTACAACTTATGAAAGAAAAGGCCTTGGCTGTCAATGATCACTTAATCACCATGTTTGAGAAGATCGGCGTGCAACTGATCGATTTCAAATTGGAATTTGGCAAAGATTCAGCAGGTCAGGTTCTCCTCGCTGATGAGATCTCTCCAGATACATGTCGTCTCTGGGATAAACAAACGGGTGAATCATTGGATAAAGATTTATTTCGCTTTCAACAAGGGGATTTACAAGAAGGCTATGAAACGATTTTGACGAGACTAGGAGGACAAGCATAA